Proteins from a genomic interval of uncultured Desulfuromusa sp.:
- a CDS encoding MarC family protein: protein MSEYTLYAKALVGLLAIINPLGAIPIFLSLCGDKTAAEYRKIARTSSFAVAMILLLSIWAGETILNFFGISIPAFRTGGGLLILLMAISMLHAKQSHTQQTPHEAEEANDKESIAVVPLAIPLMAGPGAISLVIVDAHQIAHLSGRIFLSVSVIVAAVIVLIALSLAKPIGDKLGVTGLNISTRIMGLLLAAIGIQMITSGIVKLLPGLA from the coding sequence TTGTCTGAATACACTCTTTATGCCAAAGCCTTGGTCGGTTTGCTCGCAATTATCAACCCTTTAGGTGCTATTCCAATTTTCCTGTCACTTTGTGGGGATAAAACCGCAGCAGAATACCGCAAAATCGCGCGTACCAGTTCATTCGCTGTTGCCATGATTTTATTGCTGTCAATCTGGGCAGGGGAAACAATTTTGAATTTTTTTGGGATTAGTATCCCGGCATTCCGAACTGGAGGGGGGCTGCTTATTCTCTTAATGGCAATATCCATGTTGCATGCCAAACAAAGCCATACACAACAAACACCCCATGAGGCAGAAGAAGCTAACGATAAAGAGAGTATCGCTGTTGTCCCCCTCGCTATTCCACTGATGGCAGGTCCAGGTGCTATTAGTCTGGTTATTGTTGATGCTCATCAAATAGCTCACCTGAGTGGACGGATATTCTTAAGTGTGAGCGTCATCGTTGCGGCCGTCATTGTTTTGATCGCCTTAAGCCTAGCAAAGCCCATCGGCGATAAATTAGGTGTCACCGGATTGAATATCTCAACCAGAATAATGGGTTTGCTGCTTGCGGCTATTGGCATTCAAATGATTACTTCTGGAATAGTAAAACTTCTGCCAGGCCTCGCCTAG
- a CDS encoding APC family permease: MKEQQKDKLGFKELVAMGVGGMVGGGIFSVLGLAVGLAGHAAPIAFSLGGIVALLTGWSYARLGLTFHSAGGSFTYMEHAYRHRNVAALGGWLLLAGYIGTLALYSYTFGVYGSVIVGGSSHGPFLQHLLASGILIIFLGLNLYSVKATGGIEDLIVIVKVLILSLFAAVGLFSVKTDHLLPVFDQGQLGMLMGAALIFVAYEGFELIPNAVNDMKNPQRDLPRAIMFSILLTIVIYILVSLVAVGNLLPDQIVKYKESALAVAAKPFLGHAGFVLIGLGALLSTASAINATLFGTARLGKVMAQDEALPCVFSIKERTRDIPWVSLCIISGITIIFVNLSDLTDISSFASSTFLLVFSSINFSAFRLRARIDISPLIPLAGLVLCLTSWVVLCAYLWLHNPRSLKWIIVSCLAIAILEFLFSQRRLFFKKQSK, translated from the coding sequence ATGAAAGAACAACAAAAAGATAAACTTGGATTCAAAGAGTTAGTTGCCATGGGAGTCGGCGGCATGGTTGGTGGAGGCATCTTTTCCGTCCTGGGTCTGGCTGTCGGCTTGGCGGGTCATGCGGCTCCTATTGCTTTTTCACTTGGTGGAATCGTCGCCCTGTTGACCGGGTGGTCCTATGCACGACTGGGATTAACTTTTCATTCCGCGGGTGGCAGCTTTACCTATATGGAGCATGCGTACCGACATCGAAATGTTGCTGCATTGGGAGGCTGGCTTCTTTTAGCTGGGTATATTGGCACTTTGGCGCTTTATTCTTATACTTTTGGAGTTTACGGTTCTGTTATCGTTGGTGGATCTAGCCATGGCCCCTTCCTGCAACACTTATTGGCCTCTGGAATATTAATAATTTTCCTTGGACTAAATCTCTACAGTGTAAAAGCAACTGGAGGGATTGAAGATCTTATCGTTATTGTAAAGGTTCTTATCCTTTCATTATTTGCGGCAGTTGGTCTTTTCAGCGTAAAAACGGATCATCTGCTCCCGGTTTTCGATCAGGGACAACTGGGGATGTTGATGGGAGCAGCTCTTATATTTGTTGCATATGAAGGTTTTGAGCTGATCCCGAATGCTGTCAACGATATGAAAAACCCACAACGTGACCTACCACGAGCCATTATGTTTTCCATTCTATTGACTATTGTTATTTATATTCTTGTCTCTCTCGTTGCGGTAGGAAACCTGCTACCGGATCAAATCGTAAAGTACAAAGAATCCGCGCTTGCCGTTGCAGCTAAACCTTTCCTTGGCCATGCGGGATTTGTTCTTATTGGCTTAGGAGCATTATTATCAACAGCTTCGGCCATTAATGCGACCCTGTTTGGGACCGCCAGACTCGGCAAAGTTATGGCACAAGATGAGGCTCTTCCATGCGTATTTTCAATAAAAGAACGAACTCGAGATATTCCCTGGGTCAGTCTATGCATTATTAGTGGGATCACGATTATATTTGTGAACCTGTCAGATCTGACAGATATTTCCTCCTTCGCCAGCTCAACATTCCTTCTAGTCTTCTCCAGTATTAATTTTTCCGCTTTTCGATTGCGTGCGCGGATTGACATCTCACCGCTGATACCTTTGGCCGGTTTAGTGCTATGCCTTACATCCTGGGTAGTCCTTTGTGCTTATCTCTGGCTACATAATCCCAGGAGCCTGAAATGGATCATCGTGTCCTGTCTTGCGATAGCCATTCTTGAATTTTTATTCAGCCAGAGACGATTGTTTTTTAAAAAACAGTCAAAATAG
- a CDS encoding AarF/ABC1/UbiB kinase family protein: MFKIGSIGRTYHHIQRYRKILTVLIKYGFGDLVDELKIDQYLEIGLQLISRQRREDIERLSHSVRLRMILEELGPTFLKMGQILSTRPDLLPIELIQELTKLQDEVPPVPFSIVEETIVKEFHKPIEQIYLNFEEQPLAAASIGQVHKAQLLDGSPVVVKIQRPDIKHIIEVDLEIMMHLAGLMEHHLEGWDIQHPTKIIEEFARTLGKELDYTLEAAYTERFARQFKNDETVYVPKVYLESSTTKILTMEYIQGIKASAIDQLEEHNLDRKKIAKRGLILTMKQIFIHGFFHADPHPGNVFILPDNVLCYIDFGMMGRLNLETRENFADLLMGIVRRDETETAKALVSLTQSDEITDITLFETDVAEFIDLHCYRPLKQLNLGKLLHQLLHLATKNHLSISPDLFLMIKSLSTAEGLGRLLDPDLDVIAEATPSIKRIHLERMSPRRLSKEFSRSGRDLFHLMKEIPGEVRTILKLTRQGKIKMEFEHRGLETMLATHDRISNRLSFAVVLASLVIGSGLIVLSGIPPKWQEIPIIGMAGFLLAGCMGFWLLISIIRNGKM, from the coding sequence ATGTTTAAAATTGGAAGTATAGGCCGCACATATCACCATATTCAACGCTATCGGAAAATCCTCACGGTATTGATAAAGTATGGATTTGGTGACCTCGTTGATGAACTCAAGATTGATCAGTATCTGGAAATCGGATTACAGCTTATCTCTCGTCAACGCCGAGAGGACATCGAAAGACTTTCTCACTCTGTCCGGTTACGGATGATTCTGGAAGAATTGGGCCCTACGTTCCTGAAAATGGGTCAGATCCTTTCCACTCGACCGGATCTGTTGCCCATTGAACTGATTCAAGAATTAACGAAGTTGCAAGATGAGGTTCCTCCGGTTCCCTTTTCCATAGTTGAAGAAACAATCGTCAAAGAATTCCACAAACCAATTGAGCAAATTTATTTGAACTTTGAGGAACAACCCTTAGCAGCTGCGTCCATCGGTCAAGTTCATAAAGCACAGCTTCTGGACGGAAGTCCGGTCGTTGTCAAAATCCAGCGCCCTGACATTAAGCACATTATTGAAGTTGACCTTGAAATTATGATGCATCTGGCGGGCTTGATGGAGCACCATCTAGAAGGCTGGGACATTCAACATCCCACAAAAATCATAGAAGAGTTTGCACGGACACTTGGAAAAGAACTCGATTACACCTTGGAAGCCGCCTATACGGAGCGCTTTGCCAGACAATTTAAGAACGACGAAACCGTTTATGTTCCCAAGGTTTACCTAGAGTCATCAACAACTAAAATTCTAACGATGGAATACATTCAAGGAATTAAAGCCTCTGCCATTGATCAGCTTGAGGAACACAATCTGGATCGAAAAAAAATTGCCAAGCGGGGACTTATTTTAACCATGAAACAAATTTTCATTCATGGTTTTTTCCATGCAGATCCACACCCCGGAAATGTTTTTATTCTTCCCGATAACGTTCTTTGCTATATCGATTTTGGGATGATGGGCCGCCTTAACCTTGAGACCCGTGAAAATTTCGCGGATCTGCTTATGGGCATTGTTCGCCGGGATGAAACAGAGACTGCAAAAGCGCTGGTTAGCCTCACACAATCAGATGAGATAACGGACATCACCTTATTTGAAACAGATGTTGCTGAGTTTATAGACTTACATTGTTATCGCCCCCTCAAACAATTAAATCTTGGTAAGCTGTTGCATCAATTGTTACATCTAGCGACAAAAAATCATTTATCCATTTCACCTGATTTATTTTTGATGATTAAGTCTTTAAGTACAGCAGAAGGTCTGGGCCGACTCCTCGACCCAGACCTGGATGTTATCGCAGAGGCCACTCCTTCAATTAAGCGCATTCACCTTGAGCGCATGAGTCCAAGACGATTATCAAAAGAGTTTTCACGTTCTGGCAGAGATTTATTTCACCTGATGAAAGAGATTCCAGGAGAAGTTCGAACAATTCTTAAACTTACCAGACAGGGCAAGATCAAAATGGAATTCGAACATCGTGGTTTGGAAACAATGCTTGCGACCCACGACCGGATCAGCAATCGATTGTCCTTTGCTGTTGTTCTTGCCTCCCTGGTCATTGGCTCTGGTCTCATTGTCCTCTCGGGCATTCCACCCAAGTGGCAAGAGATCCCGATTATCGGAATGGCAGGATTTTTGTTGGCAGGTTGTATGGGTTTCTGGCTGCTGATTTCAATCATCAGAAATGGAAAGATGTAA
- a CDS encoding amino acid permease, with product MTEQKSNQPEKKNTENKLGTFSGVFTPSILTILGIILFMRLGYVVGAAGLRQALLILLIANAISVLTSLSLSAIATNLTVRGGGDYYLISRTLGFEFGGALGLVLFLAQAVSIGFYCIGFGEVVAGLFGRSEIVAQLIALFAIAGLFSLAWKGADWATRFQYVVMGMLCLALLSFFIGGALNWDVALLQNNWLPVSEGPGFWVLFAVFFPAVTGFTQGVSMSGDLKDPGKSLPLGTFLAVGVSILVYLAAAVFFAGNLSQDELIGDFQAMNRVAIVPFLIVAGVFAATLSSAMASFLGAPRILQSLAADKVFPLLNFFAKGVGPAGNPQRATILAAVIAVLTVGLGNLNLIASVVAMFFLISYGLLNYATYFEARAASPSFRPRFKWFHQRASLAGALICLVVMLAIDWKSGALAVAVLYILYQYLKRTTSKSRWADSQRSYHLQQVREHLLQISRDLEHPRDWRPQVLAYSDDRERRKRLLKFSSWIVGKSGLVTAVRILQGLGVRQIRLKNEAEKELYQDIADSGVEAFPLVVNAPSFEVGNQLLLQSFGIGPLRANTILLNFHGVYTQRFFSDHLKRFGQNLRTSLRLGYNVVVLDALEQEWQKLDQQPENERRIDIWLQPGNTGSLMLLLGYLMTRSSFWQHARLRVLVVEQDGNAVTTKENLVQELDRDRITAEAVVVKDCSRATIIDSSADASMVFLPLALKEGKIVDSNGEMADNLLPHLPLVALIVAAQEIDLDAEPESGAAGLFADAEDALSAAQKRQQNVDEEVLELNADLEKTLAALISARKEGDEKNAEILYAELAKIRQQLDKATRRSAKADAKLEQEKLRLDKLREEYHLNESTGEDEADKTPS from the coding sequence ATGACCGAACAAAAAAGCAATCAACCTGAGAAGAAAAACACTGAGAACAAGCTGGGCACCTTCTCGGGAGTATTCACTCCGAGTATCCTGACGATCCTGGGCATTATTCTTTTTATGCGTCTAGGTTATGTGGTTGGTGCCGCCGGTCTCCGGCAGGCATTGTTGATTTTATTGATCGCTAACGCAATATCTGTGTTGACAAGTTTGTCGCTCTCAGCGATAGCAACCAATCTGACCGTACGCGGTGGCGGCGATTATTACTTGATTTCACGAACACTGGGCTTTGAATTTGGTGGTGCTCTTGGGCTGGTTCTGTTTCTGGCTCAAGCGGTGTCTATTGGTTTTTATTGTATTGGTTTTGGAGAGGTCGTCGCAGGACTCTTTGGTCGCAGTGAAATAGTCGCGCAGCTTATAGCTTTGTTTGCCATTGCAGGATTGTTTTCCTTGGCGTGGAAAGGTGCTGATTGGGCGACACGTTTCCAATATGTTGTCATGGGAATGCTCTGTCTGGCGTTACTTTCCTTTTTTATTGGTGGAGCTTTGAACTGGGATGTGGCTCTATTGCAGAACAATTGGTTGCCTGTATCCGAAGGGCCGGGATTCTGGGTTCTATTTGCCGTTTTTTTTCCGGCAGTGACGGGTTTTACCCAGGGTGTCAGTATGTCCGGAGATCTCAAAGATCCGGGGAAAAGTCTGCCGTTGGGAACCTTTCTGGCAGTTGGTGTCTCAATTCTGGTCTATTTGGCTGCGGCAGTCTTTTTTGCCGGAAATTTGTCCCAGGATGAGCTCATTGGTGATTTTCAGGCGATGAACCGGGTTGCAATTGTCCCATTCCTGATTGTCGCCGGGGTGTTTGCTGCGACCCTTTCTTCAGCAATGGCATCTTTTCTGGGGGCCCCACGGATTCTTCAGTCATTGGCAGCGGATAAAGTTTTTCCCCTTTTAAACTTTTTTGCCAAAGGGGTCGGTCCCGCAGGTAATCCGCAGCGAGCGACTATCCTTGCAGCAGTTATCGCTGTTTTGACGGTAGGCTTAGGCAACTTAAACCTGATTGCCAGTGTGGTGGCGATGTTTTTTCTGATCTCCTACGGCCTGCTCAATTATGCGACCTACTTTGAAGCCCGGGCTGCCAGCCCCTCTTTCCGACCCCGTTTCAAATGGTTTCATCAACGCGCCAGCCTTGCCGGGGCATTGATCTGTCTTGTTGTCATGCTTGCCATTGACTGGAAGTCGGGCGCCCTTGCCGTGGCGGTTCTATATATCCTCTACCAATACCTGAAGCGGACGACCAGCAAAAGCCGCTGGGCTGATAGTCAACGTTCTTACCATCTACAGCAAGTTCGTGAGCATCTGTTGCAGATTTCGCGTGATCTGGAACATCCCCGCGATTGGCGTCCACAGGTGCTGGCTTATTCCGATGATCGTGAGCGGCGTAAACGGTTACTCAAATTTTCATCTTGGATCGTTGGTAAAAGTGGGCTGGTGACTGCCGTCAGAATCCTCCAGGGGCTAGGAGTGCGGCAAATACGACTGAAAAACGAAGCTGAAAAGGAATTATATCAGGATATCGCCGACTCCGGTGTGGAAGCTTTTCCACTGGTTGTGAATGCGCCTTCTTTCGAAGTCGGAAATCAGTTATTGCTGCAATCATTCGGTATCGGGCCACTGCGAGCCAACACGATTCTGCTGAACTTTCACGGCGTGTATACGCAACGATTTTTCAGCGACCATTTGAAACGTTTTGGCCAGAATCTGCGGACCTCATTGCGGTTAGGTTACAATGTTGTCGTTCTTGATGCTTTGGAACAAGAGTGGCAGAAATTGGATCAACAACCGGAAAATGAACGTCGTATTGATATCTGGCTGCAGCCGGGGAATACAGGGTCTCTAATGCTGTTGTTGGGTTATCTTATGACCCGTTCAAGTTTCTGGCAGCATGCCCGGTTAAGGGTCCTGGTTGTGGAGCAGGATGGCAATGCAGTCACGACAAAAGAAAATTTAGTTCAGGAGCTTGACCGGGACAGGATCACGGCTGAAGCTGTTGTTGTCAAAGATTGTAGCCGAGCAACTATTATCGATTCTTCTGCCGATGCCAGTATGGTTTTTTTACCCTTGGCTTTGAAAGAAGGAAAGATTGTCGACAGCAACGGAGAGATGGCTGACAACTTGTTGCCTCATCTTCCTCTGGTCGCCTTAATCGTTGCTGCTCAAGAAATTGATTTGGATGCTGAACCGGAATCTGGTGCTGCCGGTTTGTTTGCAGATGCTGAGGATGCCCTGTCTGCAGCGCAAAAACGTCAACAAAATGTGGACGAAGAAGTGCTGGAGCTTAATGCCGATTTAGAGAAAACGCTTGCTGCCCTTATTTCTGCGCGCAAGGAAGGTGATGAAAAGAATGCAGAAATATTATATGCCGAACTCGCTAAGATCCGGCAGCAACTCGACAAGGCAACGCGGCGTTCAGCCAAAGCCGATGCAAAACTGGAGCAGGAGAAGCTGCGACTGGACAAACTCCGGGAAGAATATCACCTGAATGAATCGACAGGTGAGGATGAGGCTGATAAGACCCCGTCATGA
- the lpdA gene encoding dihydrolipoyl dehydrogenase — MNQTEQNPGHADLVIIGAGPGGYHAAFKAVELGLSVTLIDPEMNPGGVCLHRGCIPSKALLHVAKVVSEAEESQLIGVRFSKPEISIEEVRSWKNGVVEKLTDGLGAKVKKLKINYLRGTAQFTDSHRLKVAMVDGTTTELGFDQAILATGSRPIMLPGIAEDSQRIVDSTGALELDDVPESLLVIGGGYIGLELGSAYSAMGSKVSVVEMTNGLLPGCDRDLVSVLKRKLDKKFAAILLNTKVVALKEQKGSVLVTLEDKQGEQTSKRFKKVLIAIGRKPNTESLGLENTSIKKDKKNFIIVDGQQRTAEPHIFAIGDIAGEPMLAHKAYAEAGVAVEAAAGRKAVFDPRAIPAVVFTDPEIAWCGLTETAAREQKIKIETAKIPWRGNGRTLTLGRDDGMTKLIVDPATDRLLGMAVAGPGAGELIAEGVVAIEMAAVSEDLRQSIHPHPTLSETIFDAAQMLFKS, encoded by the coding sequence ATGAACCAAACAGAACAAAACCCAGGTCATGCCGATTTGGTTATTATTGGTGCGGGACCCGGAGGGTATCATGCTGCTTTCAAGGCTGTGGAGCTAGGACTTTCTGTAACTCTGATCGATCCCGAAATGAATCCGGGCGGGGTTTGTCTCCATCGTGGCTGTATTCCTTCAAAGGCGTTGCTGCATGTTGCAAAAGTTGTTTCAGAAGCTGAAGAATCTCAACTGATAGGGGTCAGGTTTTCAAAACCAGAAATCAGTATAGAGGAGGTTCGGAGCTGGAAAAATGGGGTGGTCGAGAAATTGACGGATGGCCTGGGGGCAAAAGTTAAAAAATTGAAAATCAACTATTTGCGTGGGACCGCGCAGTTTACAGATTCTCATAGGTTAAAGGTGGCAATGGTTGATGGTACAACAACGGAGTTGGGTTTTGATCAGGCTATCCTGGCGACCGGGTCCCGACCAATCATGTTGCCGGGAATAGCAGAAGACAGTCAAAGAATTGTTGATTCGACAGGGGCGTTGGAACTTGACGATGTTCCCGAATCCCTATTGGTCATTGGCGGTGGCTATATTGGTCTGGAATTAGGTTCGGCCTATTCTGCCATGGGCAGCAAAGTGTCTGTCGTTGAAATGACCAATGGCCTGTTGCCTGGTTGTGACCGGGACCTGGTTTCGGTTTTGAAGCGTAAACTGGATAAGAAGTTTGCTGCAATTCTTCTCAACACCAAGGTTGTCGCCCTCAAAGAACAAAAAGGCTCGGTGTTGGTGACTCTCGAAGATAAACAGGGAGAACAAACGAGTAAGCGGTTTAAAAAAGTTCTGATTGCCATTGGTCGTAAACCAAATACTGAAAGCCTGGGACTTGAAAATACTTCTATCAAGAAGGATAAAAAGAATTTTATTATCGTTGATGGACAACAACGGACTGCTGAACCGCACATATTTGCTATCGGAGATATTGCCGGTGAACCGATGCTGGCACATAAGGCATACGCAGAAGCCGGTGTTGCTGTTGAGGCTGCTGCAGGCCGCAAAGCGGTTTTTGACCCCCGAGCAATACCGGCAGTTGTGTTCACTGATCCGGAAATCGCCTGGTGCGGTTTGACGGAAACAGCAGCGAGGGAACAGAAAATCAAAATTGAAACCGCAAAAATCCCCTGGCGAGGGAACGGCCGCACTTTGACTTTGGGGCGGGATGACGGGATGACAAAATTGATTGTCGACCCTGCAACTGATCGACTGCTGGGGATGGCGGTCGCCGGGCCGGGTGCCGGAGAATTAATTGCCGAAGGGGTTGTCGCCATAGAGATGGCTGCCGTCAGTGAAGACCTGCGTCAATCTATCCATCCACACCCAACTTTGTCGGAGACAATTTTTGATGCGGCACAGATGTTATTTAAGTCATGA
- a CDS encoding 2-oxo acid dehydrogenase subunit E2, translated as MSLEIIVPEVSDGVTAGTVISIAVAVNDHVEEDQTLLELETDKAVVAIPSPAAGVISEIKVAEGDNAAVGSVIMLLESASTTDGEPSSSADVEDETLPSDVPAKESATIQPEAEPLPPATADPVSDPVDLTSVRRDNLVAPAAPSVRRIARDLGVDIYQVQGTGAGGRISAEDVRLFVRDTMQRVSGGESTIAVRGEFRGLHAQRPLPDFSKWGEISREPLSKVRELTADSMGYAWSTIPMVTQYDKARVTEIEEFRRDFNSGVHTDNKLTMTAILVKVCAAALKAFPQFNSSLDLASKELILKKYIHVGVAVDTSGGLLVPVIRDANQKGIESLALELNQMAAKTRERKISPADLEGGTFTISNLGGIGGTSFTPIVYAPQVAILGVSRAETEPRWNGQEFIPEKVMTLSLTYDHRVIDGADGARFLRWICEAIEKPLNLVMKG; from the coding sequence ATGTCTTTAGAAATTATTGTCCCTGAGGTTTCTGATGGCGTGACTGCCGGAACGGTTATTTCGATTGCGGTCGCGGTGAATGATCATGTTGAAGAGGATCAGACGTTGCTGGAGCTGGAAACCGATAAAGCTGTTGTTGCCATTCCATCCCCCGCTGCCGGAGTGATTTCCGAGATTAAAGTCGCAGAAGGGGATAATGCTGCTGTTGGCTCAGTGATTATGCTCCTGGAATCTGCTTCAACGACCGACGGGGAACCGTCATCGTCGGCAGATGTCGAGGATGAAACTTTACCGTCTGATGTCCCGGCAAAAGAGTCGGCAACGATCCAGCCGGAGGCCGAGCCATTACCTCCTGCAACGGCTGACCCGGTTTCTGATCCTGTTGACCTCACCAGTGTGCGCCGCGACAATCTTGTCGCTCCAGCGGCTCCTTCTGTCCGTCGTATTGCACGTGATCTGGGTGTTGATATCTATCAGGTGCAAGGAACAGGTGCAGGAGGACGGATTAGTGCTGAAGATGTGCGTCTGTTTGTGCGCGATACAATGCAGCGAGTTAGCGGCGGAGAATCAACAATTGCCGTTAGGGGTGAATTCCGTGGGCTCCATGCCCAACGACCGCTTCCGGATTTCAGTAAGTGGGGGGAGATTTCTCGAGAACCTTTATCCAAAGTTCGCGAACTCACTGCAGATTCGATGGGTTATGCCTGGTCAACAATTCCTATGGTTACACAGTACGATAAAGCTCGGGTGACGGAGATTGAAGAATTCCGTCGCGATTTTAACTCCGGTGTACATACTGATAATAAACTGACAATGACGGCAATTCTGGTCAAGGTTTGCGCCGCAGCCTTGAAGGCTTTTCCCCAATTTAACAGCAGTCTGGATCTTGCAAGTAAAGAGTTGATCCTGAAAAAATATATTCATGTCGGCGTTGCTGTTGATACCTCCGGTGGCTTACTGGTTCCGGTGATTCGTGATGCCAACCAGAAAGGGATTGAGTCTTTAGCGCTTGAGTTGAACCAAATGGCAGCCAAGACCCGGGAAAGAAAAATCAGCCCGGCTGACCTTGAAGGTGGAACCTTTACGATCAGTAATCTGGGTGGAATCGGTGGAACGTCATTTACCCCGATTGTGTATGCTCCTCAAGTTGCTATTCTCGGGGTATCGCGCGCAGAAACAGAGCCGCGCTGGAATGGTCAGGAATTTATCCCTGAAAAGGTCATGACCCTGTCGTTGACTTATGATCATCGCGTGATTGATGGTGCTGATGGTGCCCGCTTCCTACGCTGGATTTGTGAAGCCATTGAAAAACCTCTCAACCTGGTGATGAAAGGATAG